One stretch of Streptomyces sp. 135 DNA includes these proteins:
- a CDS encoding aminotransferase class III-fold pyridoxal phosphate-dependent enzyme — translation MASTPLTSTAEEKRAALRARLSSVAARDETAERYRRHANPYIARMLDGLGIDVHYVRGQGTRLYDGAGNEYLDFAGAYGALPFGHNPPEMWKAISAVRDSGEPSITLPSVLGASALLAERLAAVAPGHLDQVWQCNSGAEAVEAALKLARAATGRRLVVSTRNSFHGKTLGALSATGRPRYQTPFGAPSAGFHHIAFGDPEALRQIFGEHPEDIAAFIVEPVQGEGGIVPAPPGYLATARELCTRYGAKLIVDEVQTGLGRTGRLFACEHHDVVPDIMPLAKALGGGMVPIGAVVFGQDSLTEDFGLRHTSTFGGNAFCSRVGVGAVELLTADDQALVRQVARRGDHLLAGLREVASRHPELVADVRGQGLLLGVQLSDDPDLHARQGLFRSLADQEGLAGFLCGYLLRNEGIRLAPAYFANSVLRVEPPLNVTEADCDTLLGALDRGLDVIERGDSARFFAHLLPASERPAPAASPEEDASAAPRPTRLRPREGEPRWAFIAHPTDLASYESYDGRLGLPGEQVRVLFDRMNQCRNVDTAAAMLVGRCRVETDTGESSYGEVFALPYGAQRLLDMPSAQSTALVQEAVDDAVARGAQLVGLGAYTSVITANATALRDVPVPVTTGNAYTVAAAVDGLEEAARQQDIELGEACCVVLGGAGAIGLASSLLLSEKVGRLVLVGNPAHRARSERRLAAALESVVGHLMEADDAPHAGALARSVRTRASSGASARAIAADLVEQGLLTASVDAEAVLPAGDLVLAATSTPDQLIQPELVRRDAAVCDVSQPPNVGPRLKAARPDLRVVAGGLVQLPGGRDLGVDFGVPSGVTYACTAETMVLAHRLHDPVVSHGDKLSVDLVRMLRDEARKLGYRLYLPTDTDHQRQGGSHA, via the coding sequence GTGGCTTCGACCCCACTGACCAGCACCGCCGAAGAGAAACGTGCCGCGCTGCGGGCCCGGCTGAGCAGCGTCGCGGCCCGGGACGAGACCGCCGAGCGCTACCGCCGTCACGCCAACCCCTACATCGCCCGCATGCTCGACGGCCTCGGCATCGACGTGCACTACGTACGGGGCCAGGGCACCAGGCTCTACGACGGCGCCGGCAACGAGTACCTGGACTTCGCGGGCGCCTACGGTGCCCTGCCCTTCGGGCACAACCCGCCGGAGATGTGGAAGGCGATATCCGCCGTGCGGGACTCGGGGGAACCCAGCATCACCCTGCCCTCGGTCCTCGGCGCGTCCGCGTTGCTCGCGGAGCGGCTGGCCGCCGTGGCACCCGGCCATCTCGACCAGGTGTGGCAGTGCAACAGCGGCGCGGAAGCGGTCGAGGCCGCCCTCAAGCTCGCCCGCGCCGCCACCGGCCGCCGTCTGGTGGTCTCGACGCGCAACTCCTTCCACGGCAAGACCCTCGGCGCCCTGTCCGCCACGGGGCGGCCCCGCTACCAGACCCCCTTCGGCGCGCCCTCGGCCGGCTTCCACCACATCGCTTTCGGAGACCCCGAAGCCCTCCGGCAGATCTTCGGCGAGCATCCCGAGGACATCGCCGCATTCATCGTCGAGCCGGTCCAGGGCGAAGGCGGCATCGTTCCGGCCCCGCCGGGCTACCTCGCCACCGCGCGTGAACTGTGCACCCGGTACGGCGCCAAGTTGATCGTCGACGAGGTGCAGACCGGACTCGGGCGCACCGGGCGCCTGTTCGCGTGCGAGCACCACGACGTGGTCCCGGACATCATGCCGCTGGCCAAGGCGCTCGGCGGCGGCATGGTGCCGATCGGTGCCGTGGTGTTCGGGCAGGACAGCCTCACCGAGGACTTCGGCCTCCGGCACACCTCGACCTTCGGCGGCAACGCCTTCTGCTCCCGGGTCGGCGTGGGCGCCGTCGAACTGCTCACCGCCGACGACCAGGCGCTGGTCCGGCAGGTGGCACGGCGCGGCGATCACCTTCTGGCCGGGTTGCGCGAGGTGGCCTCCCGGCATCCGGAGCTGGTCGCGGACGTACGTGGCCAGGGGCTGCTGCTCGGCGTACAGCTCTCCGACGACCCCGACCTCCACGCGCGGCAGGGCCTGTTCCGTTCGCTGGCCGATCAGGAGGGACTGGCCGGGTTCCTGTGCGGCTATCTGCTGCGCAACGAGGGCATCCGCCTGGCGCCCGCGTACTTCGCCAACAGCGTGCTGCGGGTCGAGCCTCCGCTGAACGTCACCGAGGCCGACTGCGACACTCTGCTGGGCGCACTCGACCGGGGCCTGGATGTGATCGAACGCGGGGACAGCGCACGGTTCTTCGCCCACCTCCTGCCCGCCTCGGAACGGCCCGCGCCCGCTGCGTCCCCCGAGGAGGACGCGTCCGCCGCGCCGCGTCCCACGCGGCTGCGGCCGCGTGAGGGCGAGCCGCGCTGGGCGTTCATCGCCCATCCCACGGACCTGGCGAGCTACGAGAGTTACGACGGCCGCCTCGGACTCCCCGGCGAGCAGGTGCGGGTGCTGTTCGACCGGATGAACCAGTGCCGCAACGTGGACACCGCCGCCGCCATGCTGGTCGGCCGGTGCCGGGTGGAGACCGACACCGGGGAGAGCTCCTACGGTGAGGTCTTCGCGCTGCCCTACGGGGCACAGCGGCTGCTGGACATGCCGAGCGCGCAGTCCACGGCGCTGGTGCAGGAGGCCGTCGACGACGCCGTGGCACGCGGCGCGCAGCTGGTGGGCCTCGGCGCCTACACCTCGGTCATCACGGCGAACGCCACGGCGCTGCGGGACGTACCGGTTCCGGTGACCACCGGCAACGCCTACACCGTGGCGGCCGCGGTGGACGGTCTGGAGGAGGCGGCACGGCAGCAGGACATCGAGCTGGGCGAGGCGTGCTGTGTGGTGCTCGGCGGTGCCGGCGCGATCGGCCTGGCGTCCAGCCTGCTCCTTTCGGAGAAGGTCGGCCGGCTGGTGCTGGTGGGCAACCCCGCCCACCGGGCGCGCAGTGAGCGCCGGCTGGCTGCCGCGCTGGAGTCCGTGGTCGGGCACCTGATGGAGGCCGACGACGCGCCCCACGCGGGTGCGCTGGCCCGGTCGGTGCGCACCCGGGCGTCCTCCGGCGCGAGCGCCCGTGCCATCGCGGCGGATCTCGTCGAGCAGGGGCTGCTGACCGCGTCCGTGGACGCCGAGGCCGTCCTGCCGGCGGGGGATCTGGTCCTGGCCGCCACGTCGACGCCGGACCAGCTGATCCAGCCGGAGCTGGTGCGGCGGGACGCCGCGGTGTGCGACGTGTCGCAGCCGCCGAACGTGGGCCCGCGGCTCAAGGCGGCCCGACCCGATCTGCGGGTGGTCGCGGGCGGTCTCGTCCAGTTGCCCGGCGGCCGGGACCTCGGAGTCGACTTCGGCGTCCCCAGCGGTGTGACGTACGCCTGCACCGCCGAGACGATGGTCCTCGCCCACCGCCTTCACGACCCCGTCGTCAGTCACGGCGACAAGCTCTCCGTCGATCTGGTGCGCATGCTCCGGGACGAGGCCCGGAAGCTGGGCTACCGGCTGTACCTGCCGACGGATACCGATCACCAGCGGCAGGGAGGCTCTCATGCATGA
- a CDS encoding type I polyketide synthase, giving the protein MTTDTTTEQALLRAAETIRSLRTRVAELEARSRTEPIAVVSSGCRLPGGVESPEEYWQLLADGRDAVRPLRGERWTGIDFSGLDDPGFARLTQYAGQIDDVDGFDAAFFGIGDAEAKLLDPQQRVLLEIAWEAVERAGWPARQLAGSATGVFVGVGHQDYMLTSLAASEDIGSRLSTGSGARSLIANRLSYEFGFRGPSMAVDTACSSSLVAVHLACQALRSGACDRALAGGVNLILSPLSTTMTGRALPLAPDGRTKALAADADGMVRGEGAGLVVLRRLSDALADGDPIEGVILADATNQDGRTNGLTAPSPVAQEQLMRQVLDASGLAAGDITMVEMHGTGTPLGDPIEYEAVRAVYGGRGTQEPTCWLGSVKANLGHLESAAGVASLIKALGALRHGRLPEQINLKEVNPFIELEGERFEIPRRPEAWQPSEKRYAAVSSFGFGGTNAHLIVAHPDAVPAIRNHRRATQDAPRPDTGTEPVLLPVSARSGPALTHALREFAVHVGDLGGAELRDVMAAAARRRQHHPWRAAVTAAAPELLAEALRRTADSHGGLASGAPSVPQRIGFVYSGQAGQWAGMGVALAEQDGLVRDELLAWDGAITAAGGPPLMKTLASPHCEEALRDTRFAQLAIAALQAALTARLNAWGLAAEAVCGHSVGEVSAALACGALTREQAVAVIIARSEVLHVHASGGAMYAVRAPSEQVAEALARAGQRPDGPGDGVGIAAVNGPEGTVITGPAPQTEALLPHLSDWRVTRLDTDYAFHGPALGPAAEQLRKELGTVRPAAGRIPLYSTVTGALHPAGELTAAHWAANAALPVRFSDAVEAMIDDGITCFVEIGPHPALLPHMRHLAEARPGDVRVHAVATLRRREDELACLHSALGQLWAAGNDVDWSGVFPGPCPMVPLPTYPWQRRSYWVSGTETDSTSDDGPDSKETPTPALDVDSVLERLITHLADIMRADPAALVPDRSARDLDVDSVSFVELKNRLESDLGAAIPITVLTEGATLREVARTLATAGGTRAPTSAEARHALDHLDELSEEELDRLMAALDSEEGR; this is encoded by the coding sequence ATGACCACCGACACCACGACCGAACAGGCACTGCTGCGCGCGGCGGAGACCATCCGTTCGCTGCGCACGCGTGTCGCGGAACTGGAAGCACGCTCGCGGACGGAGCCGATCGCCGTCGTCTCCTCGGGCTGCCGCCTGCCCGGCGGGGTCGAAAGCCCCGAGGAGTACTGGCAGTTGCTGGCCGACGGCCGCGACGCGGTACGGCCGCTGCGCGGTGAGCGCTGGACCGGCATCGACTTCTCCGGCCTCGACGACCCCGGATTCGCCCGGCTCACCCAGTACGCGGGACAGATCGACGACGTCGACGGATTCGACGCCGCCTTCTTCGGCATCGGTGACGCCGAAGCAAAGTTGCTGGACCCGCAGCAACGCGTGCTCCTGGAGATCGCGTGGGAGGCCGTCGAGCGCGCGGGGTGGCCGGCCCGACAGCTGGCCGGGTCCGCCACCGGAGTGTTCGTCGGCGTGGGCCATCAGGACTACATGCTGACCTCTCTCGCCGCGAGCGAGGACATCGGCAGCAGGCTCTCCACCGGCAGCGGGGCACGCAGCCTGATCGCCAACCGGCTCAGCTACGAGTTCGGGTTCCGGGGGCCCAGCATGGCCGTGGACACGGCGTGTTCCTCCTCGCTCGTCGCCGTGCACCTGGCCTGCCAGGCCCTGCGATCCGGCGCGTGCGACCGGGCGCTCGCCGGCGGCGTCAACCTCATCCTGTCCCCGCTGTCCACCACGATGACCGGGCGCGCGCTGCCGCTGGCCCCCGACGGACGCACCAAGGCGCTTGCCGCGGACGCCGACGGCATGGTGCGCGGCGAGGGCGCCGGTCTGGTCGTCCTGCGCCGGCTGTCGGACGCGCTGGCGGACGGCGACCCGATCGAGGGCGTGATCCTCGCCGACGCGACCAACCAGGACGGCCGCACCAACGGCCTCACGGCGCCCTCGCCCGTCGCGCAGGAACAGCTGATGCGCCAGGTGCTCGACGCCTCGGGGCTCGCCGCGGGCGACATCACGATGGTCGAGATGCACGGCACCGGTACGCCGCTGGGCGACCCCATCGAGTACGAGGCCGTGCGCGCGGTCTACGGCGGCCGGGGCACGCAGGAACCCACCTGCTGGCTGGGCTCGGTCAAGGCGAACCTGGGGCACCTGGAGTCCGCCGCCGGAGTCGCCTCGCTGATCAAGGCCCTCGGGGCGCTGCGCCACGGTCGGCTGCCGGAGCAGATCAACCTCAAGGAGGTCAATCCCTTCATCGAGCTGGAAGGCGAACGCTTCGAGATCCCCCGCCGCCCGGAGGCGTGGCAGCCGTCCGAGAAGCGGTACGCCGCCGTCAGCTCCTTTGGTTTCGGCGGCACCAACGCGCATCTCATCGTCGCCCACCCCGACGCCGTCCCGGCCATCCGCAACCACCGGCGCGCTACTCAGGACGCGCCCCGCCCGGACACCGGAACGGAGCCCGTGCTGCTGCCGGTCTCGGCGCGATCAGGCCCGGCGCTCACCCACGCGCTGCGGGAATTCGCCGTTCATGTGGGGGACTTGGGCGGCGCGGAGCTCCGCGATGTGATGGCCGCCGCCGCGCGCAGACGCCAGCACCACCCCTGGCGCGCGGCCGTGACCGCGGCGGCCCCCGAGCTGCTGGCCGAGGCCCTGCGCCGTACGGCGGACAGTCACGGCGGCCTGGCCTCCGGGGCGCCCTCGGTACCGCAGCGGATCGGCTTCGTCTACTCCGGCCAGGCAGGCCAGTGGGCGGGGATGGGCGTGGCTCTGGCGGAGCAGGACGGGCTCGTCCGTGACGAACTCCTCGCCTGGGACGGCGCGATCACCGCGGCGGGCGGTCCGCCGTTGATGAAGACGCTCGCGAGCCCCCACTGCGAGGAGGCGCTGCGCGACACGCGCTTCGCGCAACTCGCGATCGCGGCCCTGCAGGCGGCTCTCACGGCGCGGCTGAACGCCTGGGGGCTGGCGGCGGAGGCGGTCTGCGGACACAGCGTGGGAGAGGTGTCGGCCGCACTCGCGTGCGGGGCACTGACCCGCGAGCAGGCCGTGGCCGTGATCATCGCTCGGAGCGAGGTACTCCACGTGCACGCCTCCGGCGGAGCGATGTACGCGGTGCGGGCGCCGTCCGAGCAGGTGGCCGAGGCGCTGGCCCGGGCCGGGCAGCGCCCCGACGGGCCGGGCGACGGGGTGGGCATCGCGGCGGTGAACGGGCCGGAGGGCACCGTGATCACCGGGCCCGCACCGCAGACGGAGGCCCTGCTGCCGCACCTGTCCGACTGGCGCGTCACCCGTCTGGACACGGACTACGCCTTCCACGGCCCAGCCCTCGGCCCCGCCGCGGAGCAGCTGCGCAAAGAGCTGGGGACCGTGCGGCCCGCCGCCGGCCGCATCCCGCTGTACTCGACGGTGACAGGAGCCCTGCACCCGGCCGGCGAACTGACCGCGGCGCACTGGGCCGCCAACGCCGCTCTTCCCGTCCGCTTCAGCGACGCCGTGGAGGCGATGATCGACGACGGCATCACCTGCTTCGTGGAGATCGGCCCCCACCCCGCGCTCCTGCCCCATATGCGGCACCTGGCCGAGGCGAGGCCCGGAGACGTCCGCGTCCACGCGGTGGCCACGCTTCGCCGACGCGAGGACGAACTGGCGTGCCTGCACTCGGCGTTGGGCCAGCTGTGGGCGGCCGGGAACGACGTGGACTGGTCCGGCGTCTTCCCGGGTCCGTGCCCGATGGTTCCGCTGCCCACCTACCCATGGCAGCGCCGCTCGTACTGGGTCTCCGGCACCGAAACCGACAGCACGTCAGATGACGGGCCGGACAGCAAGGAGACGCCGACGCCTGCTCTGGACGTGGACTCGGTCCTGGAACGGCTCATCACGCACCTGGCCGACATCATGCGTGCCGACCCCGCCGCGCTGGTCCCCGACCGGTCCGCGCGGGACCTGGACGTCGACTCGGTGTCCTTCGTGGAGCTGAAGAACCGCCTGGAGAGCGACCTGGGGGCGGCGATTCCGATCACGGTGCTCACCGAGGGCGCGACGCTGCGAGAGGTGGCCCGCACCCTTGCGACAGCCGGTGGGACCCGCGCCCCCACCTCGGCCGAGGCCCGGCACGCCCTGGACCACCTCGACGAACTGTCAGAGGAAGAACTCGACCGTCTGATGGCGGCACTCGACTCCGAAGAGGGACGATAA